From the Streptococcus halotolerans genome, the window TAATACGCTTCAAGATGTCAAAATTAGTCACCGGATTGTCCGCACGATTTTGCAAACCACCAACAGCACCTCTCTGCGCTAAACTAACCCCTGCAGCTCGACTAGCCTGCGGTTGAGAAGTGACTTTTTTCAAACGAGCCTTTAACTGGTCATTCTCTGATTGCAGCTCCTCAACTAAACTAGCATAAGCCTCGTAGTCTTTAATCACATCATCTAGAAACTCATCAACTTCGCGCTTGTCATAGCCACGCATAGCCGTTTTAAATTCTTTTTCAAAGATTTTTTTGGGGGTATTAATAATACTGGTCATTCTCTCGTCTCCAACACTCGTCATTCTACTGATAAAATACGATTAAAATAATCATTCAATCATAAAATATAATACAGAATTTAAAACTAAAAAGCAAGTATTTTCCCCCATTATCAGGGGATTTGTTATTCATTTTCCATAGCAATGTCATTTAAGTCATCAAATCGTAACTGATTAACTTTATAATCAGATTCCTGCATCATGCGGTATAAATATTTTAAGTTTGTCTCATTGTCACTGTCGTAAAATAAATAAGCTTCATCGGTATTGGCAAGTAAGAATTGATGATATTGCTTGAATTGACCAGGATTGTCGTAAGCATCGAAACTATATTTAACAAAGTCAACTTGTTTAAAGGCTGACAATTTCATCTGATTGGCTTCGTTCCAGTTGTCACCTTGATTGGCAAAACAAAATATGGTGGCTAACTTCAGATCATAATCTTCCTTCATTTCTTTAGCGACTTCTAAAACCCAATACTCAAACCCTAACTCACCTGTAAAAATAAGCCACTCCAATCCCTCCGAACAAAATCGCTCCAAGTCTCGTCTGATGGCTTTTTTGATAACGGCAATGCGTTCATCATTTTCCTTAAAAATTCCTAAATCAAAACTGCGATAACCAGACACTAAAAGAGTGGTCATAATTTTGTTGTCCTCTCAAAAATATGATATAATGATACGTGTTTATCTTACCATTATTTAAAAGATTTTAGGAGAAATATGGTTAACTATCCTCATAGGATTTCTCAAAAAACACGGCACTTATCCTCTTCGAAAAAGGAATCCAACATTAATTTTGCCAATCGAGGGATGTCTTTTGAAACCGCTATCAACGCAACCAATGACTACTACCTAACGCATGGTGTTGCTGTTATCCATAAGAAACCGACACCGGTGCAGATTGTTAAGGTTGATTATCCCAA encodes:
- the gpsB gene encoding cell division regulator GpsB: MTSIINTPKKIFEKEFKTAMRGYDKREVDEFLDDVIKDYEAYASLVEELQSENDQLKARLKKVTSQPQASRAAGVSLAQRGAVGGLQNRADNPVTNFDILKRISRLEKEVFGKQITE
- a CDS encoding DUF1273 domain-containing protein; the protein is MTTLLVSGYRSFDLGIFKENDERIAVIKKAIRRDLERFCSEGLEWLIFTGELGFEYWVLEVAKEMKEDYDLKLATIFCFANQGDNWNEANQMKLSAFKQVDFVKYSFDAYDNPGQFKQYHQFLLANTDEAYLFYDSDNETNLKYLYRMMQESDYKVNQLRFDDLNDIAMENE